In Sphingobacteriales bacterium, a genomic segment contains:
- a CDS encoding DUF126 domain-containing protein has translation MKTYKVRKVVRGNCHAPVLLFPASFSFLGDVDLETAEILVDTGNCKGENLAGKIFVFMETKGSSGGALVLQTLKNIGKAPAALVSVHAPDFNLVEGAILNEIPYASGIDAGFFNDVSNGKMAVLNLDEEKLTIQ, from the coding sequence ATGAAAACGTATAAAGTAAGGAAGGTTGTCAGAGGCAACTGCCATGCTCCGGTTTTACTTTTTCCGGCATCCTTTTCCTTTTTGGGAGATGTTGACCTCGAAACTGCTGAGATTCTGGTAGATACGGGTAATTGTAAAGGAGAGAATTTAGCAGGAAAAATTTTTGTTTTTATGGAAACAAAAGGTTCGAGCGGAGGAGCTTTGGTACTTCAGACCCTTAAAAATATTGGCAAAGCCCCTGCTGCTCTGGTCAGCGTCCATGCTCCTGATTTTAACCTGGTGGAAGGTGCAATTCTGAACGAAATACCTTATGCTTCCGGGATTGATGCCGGTTTTTTTAATGATGTCAGCAATGGCAAAATGGCTGTATTGAATCTGGATGAAGAAAAGTTAACAATACAATAA
- a CDS encoding DnaJ domain-containing protein codes for MAKYAKWIGGGLGWAFGGPIGAIIGFALGSAIDNLKYEDSRFKRPMTTPGDFAASLLVLSAAVMKADGKVMRSELDYVKQFYKSQFGEYRARNYILMLKNILAQSFSTHDVCTQIKANMDYSSRVHLLYYLFGIAQADREVAYSEVKIIGEIAEQLSIKSADFEMIKGMYYKDPSAAYVVLGLEPTATVQEIKKAYRELAMKYHPDKVLHLGEEFQKAANEKFRKINEAYETIQKERGFV; via the coding sequence ATGGCAAAATATGCGAAATGGATAGGCGGTGGACTTGGTTGGGCTTTCGGAGGCCCGATAGGAGCTATCATTGGCTTTGCACTGGGTTCTGCCATTGATAATCTGAAATATGAAGACAGCCGTTTTAAACGGCCAATGACCACTCCGGGCGACTTTGCAGCTTCGTTGCTGGTATTATCTGCTGCCGTCATGAAGGCCGATGGAAAAGTAATGCGTTCCGAACTTGACTATGTCAAACAATTTTACAAAAGCCAGTTTGGCGAATACCGGGCACGAAATTATATCCTTATGCTGAAGAATATTCTGGCTCAGTCTTTTTCAACCCATGATGTCTGTACACAGATTAAAGCCAATATGGATTACAGTTCAAGGGTGCATTTGCTTTATTATCTTTTCGGAATTGCTCAGGCCGACAGGGAAGTAGCTTACAGTGAGGTTAAGATCATTGGAGAGATAGCAGAACAATTATCCATTAAATCTGCTGATTTTGAGATGATTAAAGGCATGTACTACAAAGACCCTTCTGCAGCTTATGTGGTGCTTGGACTTGAACCTACAGCTACTGTACAGGAGATAAAAAAAGCATATCGTGAACTGGCTATGAAATACCACCCTGATAAAGTTCTTCATCTGGGCGAAGAATTTCAGAAGGCAGCCAATGAAAAGTTCAGAAAAATAAACGAAGCTTACGAGACTATTCAAAAGGAGAGAGGGTTTGTTTAA
- a CDS encoding ATPase: protein MKSFSKIYYFNAPLQEVFEALTNPDIIEKWTGSVAFMDARPGGKFSLWDDSINGKNVVIEPNRIVQDWKEETWEKYSRVTINLRETPNGTELELIHENIPPLALYNIKQGWDESFMLPLKDLLEEKPEEED from the coding sequence ATGAAATCTTTCTCGAAAATTTACTATTTTAATGCACCTTTACAGGAAGTTTTTGAGGCCTTGACAAACCCCGACATTATTGAAAAATGGACAGGCAGTGTTGCCTTTATGGATGCACGCCCGGGAGGAAAATTTTCACTATGGGACGACTCAATCAACGGCAAGAATGTTGTTATTGAGCCTAATCGCATTGTTCAGGATTGGAAAGAAGAAACATGGGAAAAGTATTCAAGAGTTACCATAAATCTGAGAGAAACGCCAAACGGAACGGAACTTGAACTTATTCATGAAAATATACCACCATTAGCACTCTACAATATCAAACAAGGCTGGGACGAATCGTTTATGCTTCCTTTAAAAGATTTACTCGAAGAAAAACCGGAAGAAGAAGATTAA